One Bacillota bacterium genomic window carries:
- a CDS encoding sodium-translocating pyrophosphatase: protein MNWALIAVFVSLLGFAVAGYLYRWVNSQPKGDKAIEEIGLLIKQGADTFLRREYTILAKFVAIAAVIILLFLPQPIWTSENPLKNVSTAVAYILGSALSALAGKIGINVATIANVKAAVAAKKGIAPAFSVGFRGGAVMGMAVVGTSLFGAGILFLITEDPTVVLGFSFGASSLALFAKAGGGIYTKTADVSADLVGKVELGIPEDDPRNPAVIADNVGDNVGDVAGMGADLFDSNVASIAAAIVIGLSLGQQELVFCYGALGLLSSIFGVISSKIGKDKNPGKALNRGTYITTVVFALLTAIVSFAFNYSIRIWAATMVGLVVGVIIGITSDYFTSDDKRPVRNVAKASATGPAFTIISGLCYGLLSSFPALIGIGVSALAAYKLCEPLGPGYAMFGISMAAMGMLSIVGMIISNDAYGPVVDNSRGLAEMTGMGDDILRITDELDSAGNTVKAVTKGFAIGAAGLTVIALLGAYQEIVETATGITINFDIMNPLVFFGILVGLAIPAVFSAMLMLGVDKNAQRMVAEIHRQFSSIPGLKEGKPNVKPEYNKCIDIATIGALKELIPAGMIAILVTLAVGFIGGIHAIGGYLAGNIMSGLLLALLMANAGGLWDNSKKYIEAGAFGGKGSDAHKAAVIGDTVGDPCKDTAGPSINTQITVVSLVSSLAAILFIKFSMFG from the coding sequence ATGAATTGGGCACTGATTGCTGTTTTTGTCTCATTACTCGGTTTTGCTGTAGCCGGTTACTTATACAGGTGGGTTAATTCACAACCTAAAGGTGATAAGGCTATAGAAGAAATTGGTCTTCTTATAAAACAGGGTGCAGATACATTTTTAAGAAGGGAATATACTATACTGGCAAAATTTGTCGCTATAGCTGCTGTTATAATACTGCTTTTTTTGCCACAGCCAATTTGGACCAGTGAGAACCCTTTAAAAAATGTTTCAACTGCTGTTGCCTATATACTTGGTTCAGCATTATCCGCTCTTGCAGGTAAAATTGGTATTAATGTGGCTACTATTGCTAATGTAAAAGCTGCAGTTGCAGCCAAAAAGGGTATAGCTCCTGCATTCTCTGTAGGTTTCAGAGGAGGAGCAGTTATGGGAATGGCAGTTGTAGGAACAAGCTTGTTTGGAGCGGGTATTCTTTTCCTTATTACAGAAGATCCTACAGTTGTACTGGGGTTTAGTTTTGGTGCAAGTTCTCTGGCCCTTTTTGCCAAGGCCGGTGGGGGTATATATACAAAAACTGCTGATGTAAGTGCTGACCTGGTTGGAAAAGTTGAGTTGGGGATACCTGAGGATGACCCTAGAAATCCGGCAGTGATAGCAGACAATGTTGGAGATAATGTTGGTGATGTAGCAGGAATGGGTGCAGACCTTTTTGATTCTAACGTGGCTTCTATTGCTGCAGCAATTGTTATAGGCTTATCGCTTGGGCAACAGGAACTTGTTTTTTGCTATGGAGCCCTGGGACTTCTGTCTTCCATATTCGGTGTAATAAGTTCAAAAATCGGAAAGGATAAAAATCCGGGCAAAGCCCTTAATAGAGGTACTTATATAACTACAGTAGTGTTTGCATTACTCACTGCCATAGTATCATTTGCATTTAATTACAGTATCCGTATATGGGCTGCTACAATGGTAGGTTTGGTAGTGGGTGTAATAATTGGGATTACTTCCGATTATTTTACGTCTGATGATAAAAGACCGGTAAGGAATGTTGCTAAGGCTTCAGCGACAGGACCTGCTTTTACAATTATCAGCGGTTTATGTTATGGATTATTAAGTTCATTCCCGGCGCTCATAGGCATAGGTGTTTCAGCTTTAGCTGCTTATAAACTTTGTGAACCACTTGGACCGGGATATGCCATGTTTGGTATAAGCATGGCAGCTATGGGTATGTTGTCCATAGTGGGTATGATTATTTCAAATGACGCTTATGGACCAGTAGTTGACAATTCAAGAGGACTTGCGGAAATGACAGGAATGGGGGACGATATATTAAGAATTACTGATGAACTGGACTCAGCAGGCAATACAGTAAAAGCTGTTACAAAAGGATTTGCTATTGGAGCAGCAGGATTAACTGTTATTGCCTTATTAGGTGCATACCAGGAAATAGTTGAGACTGCAACAGGAATAACAATCAACTTTGATATTATGAACCCATTGGTATTTTTTGGTATATTGGTGGGACTTGCTATCCCGGCAGTATTTTCGGCTATGCTTATGCTTGGTGTAGATAAAAATGCGCAACGTATGGTTGCAGAAATTCACAGGCAGTTCTCCAGTATTCCTGGACTTAAGGAAGGAAAACCCAATGTTAAGCCGGAATATAATAAATGTATAGATATTGCTACTATAGGAGCCTTAAAAGAGCTTATCCCCGCAGGTATGATAGCAATATTGGTAACACTTGCAGTTGGATTTATAGGAGGTATCCATGCTATAGGTGGTTATCTTGCAGGAAATATTATGTCAGGTCTTTTGTTGGCACTGTTAATGGCAAATGCCGGAGGATTGTGGGATAATTCCAAGAAATATATTGAAGCAGGGGCTTTTGGCGGCAAAGG